From Deltaproteobacteria bacterium, one genomic window encodes:
- a CDS encoding FGGY-family carbohydrate kinase, producing the protein MQPWETHTPHPSQPARYVLAFDLGSSELKAAVVDDAGQVAAGVSEPVTTYLLPEGGAEQDPLEWWESLCRAAKRVIRDSGVPADSIAAVCCDSQFSVAVPVDRHGEPLMRAVHWMDTRGGPYNRRITGGFPSIQGYSLFKLFKWIRSTGLVPTRSGVDSLGHVLFIKHERPDIYARTYKFLEPMDFLTARLTGRITATQKTMVPFVIMDNRRWGSLKYSRDLLNLAGLTEEKFPELIANNGIIGPLSPSVAEAWGLPASTPVVAGIADSNASAIGAGAVQDYDAIIYIGTSQYMTCHVPFKKTDLTHFMTSLPSPFPSRYYLLGEQGAGGKCVEFYLKQLVYDNDRFATGPCPNDAHERFNQAAADAAAGSNGVIFLPWLNGSVVPCEDPYVRGGFVNLSLDTNRSHLSRAVMEGLAFNNRWTQEAAEKFIGRRIEKFRFSGGGALSDLWAQIHADVLDVTISQVEDPVNTTVRGTALLALNILGHRSLSDIQRLIKIRKAYAPNPDNRKLYDAVYAQYRAFFKKNRTIFKALNHS; encoded by the coding sequence ATGCAGCCATGGGAAACCCATACCCCGCACCCGTCGCAACCCGCCCGCTATGTCCTGGCTTTTGATCTGGGCAGCAGTGAACTGAAAGCCGCCGTTGTGGATGACGCTGGGCAGGTCGCGGCCGGTGTGTCAGAGCCTGTAACCACCTATCTACTGCCCGAAGGGGGCGCTGAACAGGATCCCCTGGAGTGGTGGGAAAGTCTTTGCAGAGCCGCCAAACGGGTCATTCGGGATTCAGGCGTTCCGGCCGATTCCATTGCCGCCGTGTGCTGCGATTCACAGTTTTCGGTCGCCGTGCCGGTGGACCGGCATGGCGAGCCGCTCATGCGGGCGGTCCACTGGATGGATACCCGCGGCGGTCCCTACAATCGGCGCATTACCGGCGGGTTTCCGAGCATCCAGGGCTACAGCCTTTTCAAGCTTTTCAAGTGGATTCGGTCGACGGGACTGGTCCCCACCCGTTCGGGCGTGGACTCTCTGGGGCACGTGCTCTTTATCAAGCATGAGCGGCCGGATATCTATGCCCGGACCTATAAGTTTCTCGAGCCCATGGATTTCTTAACCGCCCGGCTGACCGGCAGGATTACAGCCACTCAGAAAACCATGGTGCCTTTCGTCATTATGGACAACCGCCGCTGGGGCTCGCTTAAATACAGCCGGGATTTGCTGAATCTGGCCGGCCTGACGGAAGAAAAATTTCCTGAACTCATTGCCAACAACGGCATTATCGGTCCGCTGTCGCCTTCCGTGGCTGAAGCATGGGGGTTGCCGGCATCCACACCGGTGGTCGCCGGCATTGCGGACTCCAATGCATCCGCCATCGGCGCCGGCGCGGTTCAGGACTACGACGCCATCATCTACATCGGTACGTCGCAGTACATGACGTGCCATGTGCCTTTTAAAAAAACGGATCTGACGCATTTCATGACATCGCTGCCCAGCCCCTTTCCTTCACGATACTATTTATTGGGAGAACAGGGCGCCGGCGGCAAATGTGTCGAATTTTACTTGAAGCAGCTTGTGTACGACAACGACCGTTTCGCCACCGGTCCCTGCCCGAATGATGCTCACGAACGCTTCAACCAGGCAGCCGCTGACGCAGCAGCCGGCAGCAACGGCGTTATTTTTCTGCCCTGGCTGAATGGGAGTGTGGTTCCCTGCGAAGATCCCTATGTTCGCGGCGGGTTTGTCAATCTTTCTCTGGACACGAACCGTTCCCACCTGAGCCGAGCCGTCATGGAAGGTTTGGCCTTCAACAACCGCTGGACACAGGAAGCTGCTGAAAAGTTCATCGGAAGGCGCATTGAAAAATTCAGATTTTCCGGGGGCGGCGCCCTGTCGGATCTCTGGGCCCAAATTCACGCCGATGTCCTTGATGTAACGATTTCTCAGGTGGAGGATCCCGTCAACACGACGGTTCGCGGTACCGCACTGCTGGCGCTGAATATTCTGGGGCATCGCTCGCTTTCGGACATTCAGCGTCTGATAAAAATCAGAAAGGCCTATGCGCCGAATCCCGACAACCGAAAGCTTTATGACGCTGTGTATGCCCAGTACCGGGCGTTTTTCAAAAAAAACCGAACCATTTTCAAGGCATTGAATCACTCATAA
- a CDS encoding aspartate aminotransferase family protein — translation MSEQNDQNPPADPFKPYKGRFQSYQKLPEQGRNRDEIFKELAVMAEEENAKWQSGKVSGTFYHAGDAHRKFLNEIFSLFSHENTIQFDLCPSMFKMESEIIAMTADMLHANAAAEHDAKDRVCGTVTSGGTESILMAMKAYRDQALQEKGIRSPEIILPHTAHPAFDKAGQYFGIRMRHIAVSEPDFRVNPQNVEAAINENTVAIVGSAGNYPYGLIDPLAELSDLALKHDVGFHVDGCLGGFILPWIEKLGYPVPPFDFRLPGVTSISADTHKYGFALKGTSVILYRSNALRRFQYFNVPDWPGGLYASPTAAGSRSGGLTAATWASMVYLGEQGYLEAARAIMAVADKIKAGIRKIPELELNGDPTFVISFRSAAVDVFHINDAMKAKGWRFNVLQLPPGLHFCVTMPQTFVDGVADAFLEDLTAGVAYAKSKAGTPAETSALYGIAGTLEGNRQVTELIYGALDYLYSV, via the coding sequence ATGTCCGAACAAAACGATCAGAACCCGCCCGCCGACCCTTTCAAGCCGTACAAGGGCCGTTTTCAGTCCTATCAGAAGCTTCCGGAACAGGGCCGCAACCGGGATGAGATATTTAAAGAACTGGCCGTCATGGCTGAAGAAGAAAACGCCAAATGGCAATCCGGCAAAGTTTCCGGGACCTTTTACCACGCCGGTGATGCTCACCGAAAATTTCTGAACGAAATTTTCTCTCTTTTTTCCCATGAGAACACCATTCAATTTGATCTGTGCCCCAGCATGTTCAAAATGGAAAGTGAAATTATCGCCATGACTGCCGACATGCTTCATGCAAATGCGGCAGCGGAACACGATGCGAAGGACCGCGTCTGCGGAACGGTCACGTCGGGGGGAACGGAAAGCATCCTGATGGCCATGAAGGCGTATCGTGACCAGGCTCTTCAGGAGAAAGGCATTCGCTCACCGGAAATCATCCTGCCCCACACTGCACATCCCGCATTCGACAAAGCCGGCCAATACTTCGGCATCAGAATGCGGCACATAGCGGTTTCAGAACCGGATTTCCGTGTCAATCCACAAAATGTCGAAGCCGCCATCAATGAAAATACCGTCGCAATTGTCGGCAGTGCCGGCAATTACCCCTACGGACTCATCGACCCTTTGGCGGAATTGTCGGACCTTGCACTGAAGCACGATGTCGGGTTTCACGTGGACGGATGCCTGGGCGGATTTATTTTGCCCTGGATCGAAAAGCTGGGATACCCTGTGCCCCCCTTTGATTTCAGACTCCCCGGCGTCACATCCATTTCGGCCGACACCCACAAGTACGGGTTCGCCCTCAAGGGAACATCCGTAATCCTCTACCGCAGCAACGCCTTGCGCCGCTTTCAGTATTTCAATGTTCCGGACTGGCCGGGCGGGTTGTATGCATCACCGACAGCCGCGGGGAGCCGTTCCGGCGGCCTTACGGCAGCCACATGGGCCAGCATGGTTTATCTGGGCGAGCAAGGATATCTCGAGGCTGCTCGAGCCATCATGGCGGTGGCCGACAAAATAAAAGCGGGAATTCGAAAAATTCCGGAGCTCGAACTGAACGGGGATCCGACCTTTGTCATCAGCTTCCGTTCCGCCGCAGTGGATGTTTTTCACATCAACGACGCTATGAAAGCCAAGGGCTGGCGGTTTAACGTCCTGCAGCTGCCGCCGGGACTGCATTTCTGCGTCACCATGCCCCAGACCTTTGTCGACGGCGTGGCCGATGCGTTTCTGGAAGATTTGACCGCGGGTGTGGCCTATGCAAAGTCCAAAGCGGGCACACCGGCCGAGACAAGTGCGCTTTACGGCATTGCCGGCACCCTTGAAGGCAACCGGCAGGTCACCGAGCTCATTTACGGCGCGCTCGATTACCTCTATTCCGTCTAA
- a CDS encoding FAD/NAD(P)-binding protein, protein MAHIIAIIGSGPRGTYGFRRLALKLSRSPLNEPVEIHVIDRSGNYGGGFVHNPAQPDYLLLNTVASQITALGDDDHEARRSFKRKTLHGYLVSEGLDIGLNDYPARAHHGQYLAHVFEWTEENLPPGVTVHRHAATAVDIDPVNGQTILLGDGTSVNAGEILLVTGHAVNGIRPDSEPEQWGRFAAAQQKKGKNVTYIHHVYPIEEMTRHIRPNESVYVIGMGLTAIDIVRAFTWGRGGCFKNGAYTASGNEPYAILGSRIGLPYSARAHNQKTRQYQPAIFTADAVRRLKAEKTRLDFQQDIFPLIFQEMEFVYYTTLLGDAFGRTYLTCAPEIRAEMIRSEIPFEKRLSWEDLQNPLRALEARTPSKTPVFASLSDYMAFITKTMADDIREADLGNMTSPLKNAVDSVLRDCRDILRMAVNFGGLTPASHKFLNRSFDRVNNRIAVGPPVESCRQLLHLAEIGKVGFSGPDPEIGMDRNRGEFLIRSPQVRNSERYVQHILNGRIHGVNLREDSSALMQNLLRRGLVRPYVNRDGAETYRLGGLDVSEDFHIIAQNGAAHPHICALGIPAEGKIWFNAADARPDVNSTAITQLSDWAEAAVERLRLKEQPR, encoded by the coding sequence ATGGCGCACATCATCGCGATTATCGGTTCCGGCCCGCGGGGTACTTACGGCTTCAGACGGCTGGCATTGAAGCTGAGCCGCTCTCCCTTGAACGAGCCGGTAGAGATACACGTGATCGACAGATCCGGCAACTACGGCGGAGGATTTGTCCACAACCCCGCGCAACCGGACTACCTGTTGCTCAACACGGTGGCATCCCAGATTACAGCCCTGGGGGATGATGATCACGAAGCCCGCCGATCCTTCAAAAGAAAAACCCTGCACGGATACCTGGTGTCCGAGGGCCTGGACATCGGCCTCAATGACTACCCCGCAAGAGCCCATCACGGGCAGTATCTGGCCCACGTATTTGAATGGACCGAAGAAAATTTACCCCCGGGTGTGACCGTTCACCGTCATGCCGCCACCGCTGTAGACATTGATCCGGTGAATGGACAGACAATCCTTCTGGGCGACGGCACCTCCGTCAATGCCGGTGAAATCCTTCTGGTGACCGGGCACGCCGTAAACGGTATTCGACCCGACTCCGAGCCGGAACAGTGGGGCCGCTTCGCAGCGGCGCAGCAGAAAAAGGGAAAAAACGTCACCTATATCCACCATGTTTACCCCATTGAGGAAATGACGCGGCATATTCGGCCGAATGAAAGCGTCTATGTCATCGGCATGGGACTCACGGCCATCGACATCGTACGGGCCTTCACCTGGGGCCGGGGCGGCTGCTTCAAAAACGGTGCTTATACGGCCTCCGGCAACGAACCCTATGCCATTCTGGGATCACGCATCGGGCTTCCCTATTCGGCGCGGGCGCACAACCAAAAAACCCGGCAGTACCAGCCGGCGATTTTTACCGCGGACGCGGTCCGCAGGCTCAAGGCTGAGAAGACCAGACTCGATTTTCAGCAGGACATTTTTCCGCTGATTTTTCAGGAAATGGAATTCGTCTATTATACTACGCTGCTGGGTGATGCATTCGGCAGAACCTATTTAACCTGTGCACCGGAAATACGAGCGGAAATGATTCGCAGCGAAATTCCTTTCGAAAAAAGACTGAGCTGGGAAGACCTGCAAAATCCTTTAAGGGCCCTTGAGGCCCGAACGCCTTCGAAGACCCCCGTTTTTGCCTCCCTGTCCGATTATATGGCCTTCATCACGAAAACCATGGCGGACGACATTCGCGAAGCGGATTTGGGAAACATGACCAGTCCGCTGAAAAATGCGGTGGATTCCGTGCTGAGGGACTGCCGGGATATTTTAAGGATGGCCGTGAATTTCGGCGGACTCACACCGGCGTCTCATAAATTTCTGAACAGAAGCTTTGATCGTGTGAACAACCGGATTGCCGTGGGCCCGCCGGTGGAGAGCTGCCGGCAGCTTCTTCACCTGGCCGAAATCGGCAAAGTTGGGTTTTCGGGCCCCGATCCTGAAATTGGCATGGACCGGAATCGCGGGGAGTTTCTAATTCGAAGCCCGCAGGTGCGGAACTCCGAAAGATATGTGCAGCACATTCTCAACGGTCGTATTCATGGCGTCAACCTGCGCGAAGATTCATCGGCATTGATGCAGAATCTTTTGAGGCGTGGCCTGGTTCGACCCTATGTCAACCGGGACGGGGCTGAAACATACCGTTTGGGCGGTCTGGACGTGAGTGAAGATTTTCATATCATCGCTCAAAACGGAGCCGCCCATCCGCATATCTGTGCCCTGGGAATTCCCGCAGAGGGAAAAATTTGGTTCAATGCCGCCGATGCCCGCCCGGATGTCAATTCCACTGCCATCACCCAGCTGAGCGACTGGGCCGAAGCGGCAGTGGAGCGCCTGCGTTTGAAAGAACAGCCCCGGTAG